The Sinomonas sp. P10A9 genome includes a window with the following:
- a CDS encoding dihydrolipoyl dehydrogenase family protein — MDSEYDVIVVGGGAAGENAADRAVKGGLTAAIVEKSLLGGACSYWACEPSKALLRPGTALHAARRVPGSREAVTGQLDVPAVLAHRDEASSHWDDSGQAQWAEGVGIKVIRGTARLTGARRLWVTDDDGNHFTLTARHAVVLATGSLPVIPKVPGLHNVRVWTTPDATSTQEVPESLAVIGAGVAGAELAQAFARLGSKVTMLARGSFLSAFPEDARNLVAEGLRADGVEILEGVSPEFAERTDDGAVRLTLPGDRTLKAERLLVAAGRRPALDGLGLPAFGIEPHLLRVDESGRVQGLSWLYAVGDCSGGAKLTHQGKYQARITGDAIVARSRDELDADVEPWSRWARTADVLAVPHVVFTDPEIASVGLTEEDAWEAGIRVRAVELPISVAGAWQHAEDYEGWAQFLVDEDARTLIGACFAGPDVAELLHAATIAIVGEVPLERLWHATPSFPTVSEIWLRFLEAYGL; from the coding sequence GTGGACAGCGAGTATGACGTCATTGTGGTCGGCGGCGGCGCGGCCGGCGAGAACGCCGCGGACCGTGCAGTCAAGGGTGGCCTCACGGCGGCGATCGTGGAAAAGAGCCTGCTGGGCGGAGCATGCTCATACTGGGCATGCGAGCCGTCCAAAGCCCTCCTGCGCCCAGGCACCGCGCTCCACGCCGCGCGCCGCGTCCCGGGCTCGCGCGAGGCAGTCACGGGCCAGCTCGACGTTCCCGCCGTCCTGGCCCACCGCGACGAGGCCTCAAGCCATTGGGACGACTCGGGTCAGGCCCAATGGGCCGAGGGCGTGGGGATCAAGGTTATCCGCGGCACGGCCCGACTCACGGGCGCGAGACGCCTCTGGGTGACAGACGACGACGGCAACCACTTCACGCTCACGGCGCGCCACGCCGTCGTGCTCGCGACCGGCTCGCTGCCGGTCATCCCCAAAGTCCCGGGCCTCCACAACGTCCGTGTCTGGACCACACCGGACGCGACGAGCACGCAGGAGGTCCCGGAGAGCCTCGCGGTCATCGGCGCGGGCGTTGCGGGCGCGGAGCTGGCCCAGGCGTTCGCGCGGCTCGGCTCGAAGGTCACGATGCTCGCCCGCGGCTCGTTCCTCAGCGCCTTCCCCGAGGACGCCCGCAACCTCGTGGCCGAGGGCCTGCGCGCGGACGGCGTCGAGATCCTCGAGGGCGTCTCCCCCGAATTCGCGGAGCGGACGGACGACGGCGCCGTGCGGCTCACGCTCCCCGGTGACCGGACGCTCAAGGCGGAGCGGCTGCTCGTGGCGGCCGGACGCCGCCCGGCACTCGACGGCCTCGGCCTGCCGGCCTTCGGGATCGAGCCGCACCTGCTGCGCGTCGACGAGAGCGGGCGCGTCCAAGGCCTCTCGTGGCTCTATGCCGTGGGCGACTGCTCGGGCGGCGCGAAGCTCACGCATCAGGGCAAGTACCAGGCCCGCATCACGGGGGACGCGATCGTTGCCCGCTCGCGCGACGAGCTCGACGCCGATGTGGAACCGTGGAGCCGTTGGGCCCGTACCGCCGACGTCCTCGCTGTGCCGCACGTGGTCTTCACCGACCCCGAGATCGCGTCCGTGGGCCTCACCGAGGAGGACGCGTGGGAGGCGGGCATCAGAGTGCGCGCCGTGGAGCTGCCGATCTCCGTTGCCGGCGCGTGGCAGCACGCCGAGGACTACGAGGGCTGGGCGCAGTTCCTCGTGGACGAGGACGCGCGGACGCTCATCGGGGCGTGCTTCGCCGGGCCGGACGTCGCGGAGCTGCTGCATGCGGCCACGATCGCGATCGTCGGAGAGGTGCCCCTCGAGCGCCTGTGGCACGCGACGCCGTCCTTCCCCACCGTAAGCGAGATCTGGCTCCGGTTCCTCGAGGCCTACGGCCTCTGA
- a CDS encoding ATP-binding cassette domain-containing protein, with amino-acid sequence MTRTPIDGALASGAPVLELKGLTVHFRARGGKLFRPTIVKAVDGIDFSVRRGETVGIVGESGSGKSTLASVLVGLQAPTSGTLAFQGRPVKRLDGRLRREFGRTVSVVFQDPATALNPRMTIEDILLDPLVVHGMGNDTSRRARVKELLSLVGLPQSAAEVTPSNVSGGQRQRVAIARALALEPELIIADEPTSALDVSVRAQVLNLLSDLKRQLNLGMVFISHDIQTVRYISDRICVIYQGRIVEQGTAEDVFDHPTHDYTRKLLGAAPSLLHV; translated from the coding sequence ATGACCCGCACTCCCATCGACGGTGCACTCGCGTCCGGCGCACCCGTGCTCGAACTCAAGGGCCTCACCGTCCACTTCCGGGCCCGCGGCGGGAAACTCTTCCGGCCCACGATCGTCAAGGCGGTCGACGGGATCGACTTCTCGGTGCGCCGCGGCGAGACCGTCGGGATCGTCGGCGAGTCCGGCTCGGGCAAGTCCACCCTCGCCTCGGTGCTCGTCGGCCTGCAGGCCCCGACGTCCGGGACGCTCGCGTTCCAGGGCAGGCCCGTCAAGCGGCTCGACGGGCGCCTCCGCCGCGAGTTCGGGCGGACGGTCTCGGTCGTCTTCCAGGACCCCGCGACGGCGCTCAACCCGCGCATGACCATCGAGGACATCCTCCTGGACCCGCTCGTGGTCCACGGGATGGGCAACGACACTTCGCGCCGCGCCCGGGTCAAGGAGCTCCTCTCCCTCGTGGGGCTCCCGCAATCCGCGGCCGAGGTCACGCCGTCGAACGTCTCGGGCGGCCAGCGTCAGCGCGTGGCGATCGCCCGCGCGCTGGCCCTCGAGCCCGAGCTCATCATCGCCGACGAGCCCACGAGTGCACTCGACGTCTCGGTGCGCGCGCAGGTGCTCAACCTGCTCTCGGACCTCAAGCGCCAGCTCAACCTCGGCATGGTGTTCATCAGCCACGACATCCAGACCGTGCGCTACATCTCCGACCGCATCTGCGTCATCTACCAGGGCAGGATCGTCGAGCAGGGCACAGCCGAGGACGTCTTCGACCACCCCACCCATGACTACACGCGCAAGCTGCTCGGCGCCGCGCCGAGCCTCCTGCACGTCTGA
- a CDS encoding N-acetylmannosamine-6-phosphate 2-epimerase, giving the protein MILTPQALEALRGQLIVSCQAYPGEPLREPHITGQMAASVVRGGAAAVRVQGVADVQFTRSAVNVPVIGLWKDGHEGTFITPTLRHALAIAAAGAHVVAIDGTRRPRPDGLSLAATVAGIHGASHALVMADCGSLGDARAAAEAGADLIGTTLAGYTGERPKTDGPDLELLAAVAAADLGRPLIAEGRIHTPAQARAAVDAGAFAVVVGTAITHPATITGWFRDALA; this is encoded by the coding sequence GTGATCCTCACGCCCCAAGCCCTCGAGGCCCTCCGCGGCCAGCTCATCGTCTCCTGCCAGGCGTACCCCGGCGAGCCGCTGCGGGAGCCGCACATCACGGGGCAGATGGCCGCTTCGGTGGTGCGCGGCGGGGCCGCGGCCGTCCGGGTCCAGGGCGTCGCCGACGTCCAGTTCACGCGCTCGGCCGTCAACGTGCCCGTGATCGGCCTGTGGAAGGACGGGCACGAGGGCACCTTCATCACACCGACGCTGCGGCACGCGCTCGCCATCGCCGCTGCCGGGGCCCACGTTGTGGCCATCGACGGCACGCGGCGCCCGCGGCCCGATGGGCTCTCCCTCGCCGCGACGGTGGCCGGGATCCACGGGGCGTCGCACGCGCTCGTCATGGCGGACTGCGGGTCTCTGGGGGACGCCCGTGCCGCCGCCGAAGCCGGGGCAGACCTCATCGGGACGACGCTTGCCGGGTACACCGGGGAACGGCCCAAGACCGATGGTCCGGACCTCGAGCTCCTCGCCGCTGTGGCCGCGGCGGACCTCGGCCGCCCGCTCATCGCCGAGGGCCGCATCCACACGCCCGCCCAGGCGCGGGCCGCCGTCGATGCGGGGGCGTTTGCCGTCGTGGTCGGCACGGCGATCACGCATCCCGCGACGATCACTGGCTGGTTCCGCGACGCCCTCGCCTGA
- a CDS encoding ROK family protein has product MRHAIGVDLGGTKTAAGLVSEHGDVVFSETIPTLSREGGEAILNATAEFVLRLRRRAASAGLGVTGIGVGSAGVIDAARGTVVSATEAIRGWAGTDVASGLARRTGLRTAVVNDVHAHALGEAWRGAAAPTSSSLLIAFGTGVGGSFVVNGRPLLGHRWVGGHVGHLASPFARDADGSPLPCVCGAAGHVEAIASGPALHAEYLRRGGDPAVADARGVFALAQGAGGSAGDSTARAAVSVAAQAAGQAAGGLANALDPEAMVISGGLADAGPLWWDAMEAAFRAELMPPLASMPLLRASLGGAAALIGAARLVLTPEILTPAKGLL; this is encoded by the coding sequence GTGAGGCACGCGATCGGCGTCGACCTCGGCGGGACGAAGACCGCCGCGGGACTCGTCTCCGAGCACGGCGACGTCGTGTTCTCGGAAACCATCCCGACGCTCTCGCGCGAGGGCGGCGAGGCGATCCTCAACGCCACCGCCGAGTTCGTCCTGCGCCTTCGCCGTCGGGCCGCGTCTGCGGGGCTCGGGGTGACCGGGATCGGAGTCGGCTCGGCCGGGGTCATCGACGCCGCCCGCGGCACGGTCGTATCCGCCACGGAGGCGATCCGCGGTTGGGCCGGCACCGACGTCGCCAGCGGTCTGGCGCGCCGGACTGGACTGCGCACCGCCGTCGTCAACGATGTCCACGCCCACGCCCTCGGCGAGGCGTGGCGCGGTGCTGCCGCCCCGACATCGTCCTCCCTCCTCATCGCCTTCGGCACCGGGGTGGGCGGCAGCTTCGTGGTCAACGGCCGGCCGCTCCTGGGGCACCGGTGGGTGGGCGGCCATGTGGGGCACCTCGCCTCGCCGTTCGCGCGCGACGCCGATGGGTCGCCGCTGCCGTGCGTGTGCGGCGCCGCCGGTCACGTCGAGGCGATCGCCTCCGGCCCCGCACTGCATGCCGAATACCTCCGTCGCGGCGGCGATCCCGCCGTGGCGGACGCCCGGGGGGTCTTCGCACTCGCGCAGGGTGCGGGCGGGTCGGCGGGCGATTCCACGGCGCGCGCGGCCGTCAGCGTGGCCGCGCAGGCCGCCGGGCAGGCCGCCGGCGGGCTCGCGAACGCTCTGGATCCCGAGGCCATGGTGATCTCCGGCGGGCTCGCCGATGCCGGACCCCTCTGGTGGGATGCCATGGAGGCAGCCTTCCGGGCCGAGCTCATGCCGCCGCTGGCGTCGATGCCGCTCCTGCGGGCCTCGCTCGGCGGGGCTGCGGCGCTCATCGGTGCGGCGCGGCTCGTCCTCACACCCGAAATCCTCACCCCCGCGAAAGGCCTGCTGTGA
- a CDS encoding dihydrodipicolinate synthase family protein, whose translation MPTAFHGVIPPVVTPRHADGSIDVESLRSVTKHLIDGGVTGLFALGSSGEVPYLTNAERELAVITIAEANAGAVPLVVGANEQTTHRVIEESRRMVDLGADALVVTSMYYAIGNAAETEAHFRAIHEAVTTPIFAYDVPVRTHFKLPTDVLVRLAMDGVIVGVKDSSGDDVAFRQLLLATKDLPGFSVFTGHEVVVDGALLGGAHGVVPGLGNVDPAGYRRLYDLAKAGDWAGAAAEQDRLARLFGIVFAPNGRVSGGAAGLGAFKTALALMGVIESNTMSTPMLSLNEAEAETIRGILVETGILR comes from the coding sequence GTGCCCACCGCATTCCACGGCGTCATCCCGCCGGTCGTCACCCCCCGTCACGCCGACGGCAGCATCGACGTCGAGTCGCTGCGCAGCGTCACCAAGCACCTCATCGATGGCGGCGTGACCGGGCTCTTCGCGCTCGGCTCGTCCGGCGAGGTCCCCTACCTGACGAACGCCGAGCGCGAGCTCGCCGTCATCACGATCGCCGAGGCCAACGCGGGCGCCGTCCCGCTCGTGGTCGGCGCGAACGAGCAGACAACGCACCGTGTCATCGAAGAGTCGAGGAGGATGGTGGACCTCGGCGCGGACGCGCTCGTCGTCACCTCGATGTACTACGCGATCGGGAACGCGGCCGAGACCGAGGCCCATTTCCGTGCGATCCATGAGGCCGTCACGACGCCGATCTTTGCGTACGACGTCCCCGTCCGCACCCACTTCAAGCTCCCCACCGACGTGCTCGTGCGCCTCGCTATGGACGGCGTGATCGTGGGGGTCAAGGACTCCTCGGGGGACGACGTCGCCTTCCGCCAACTGCTCCTGGCCACGAAGGACCTTCCCGGCTTCTCGGTGTTCACGGGCCACGAGGTCGTGGTCGACGGCGCGCTCCTGGGCGGGGCACACGGCGTGGTGCCGGGCCTCGGCAACGTGGACCCCGCCGGCTACCGAAGGCTCTATGACCTCGCCAAGGCCGGGGACTGGGCTGGCGCCGCGGCCGAGCAGGACCGCCTCGCGCGCCTGTTCGGCATCGTCTTCGCGCCCAACGGCCGGGTCTCGGGCGGTGCCGCCGGCCTCGGCGCGTTCAAGACCGCACTGGCGCTCATGGGCGTCATCGAGTCCAACACCATGAGCACTCCCATGCTCTCGCTCAACGAAGCCGAGGCGGAGACCATCCGCGGGATCCTCGTCGAGACCGGCATTCTCCGGTGA